In Candidatus Babeliales bacterium, a single genomic region encodes these proteins:
- the rsmA gene encoding 16S rRNA (adenine(1518)-N(6)/adenine(1519)-N(6))-dimethyltransferase RsmA — protein sequence MAYSQGIPLKKQFGQHFLRDVRIVHTMIFAVEITPQTSIFEIGCGDGFLTKHILSTPMARLKIFEIDPDWAHYVQETFKDERLSVLVENFLDIDFTQLEEHKPWTVLANLPYQVTFPILHRFQEHRHLLKEGVVMIQEEVAQKIVKQRGRGYGYPSLFFQHYFEWKLLDKIPPTAFHPAPKVFSRLIYFKPRTEIIPIAQEEKFWKFIKHCFKQPRRTLRNNLAHTHYKMENLSENLLALRAQELSMKDLLDVWELVR from the coding sequence GTGGCATATTCACAAGGAATTCCTTTAAAAAAACAATTTGGGCAACATTTTTTGCGTGATGTACGCATTGTTCATACCATGATTTTTGCTGTTGAAATAACACCACAGACATCAATTTTTGAAATTGGATGTGGTGATGGATTTTTAACTAAACATATTTTATCAACCCCGATGGCACGATTAAAGATTTTTGAAATTGATCCTGATTGGGCTCATTATGTTCAAGAAACTTTTAAAGATGAACGGCTATCTGTTCTTGTTGAAAATTTTCTTGATATAGATTTTACTCAGCTCGAAGAACATAAACCATGGACAGTTCTTGCGAATTTACCGTATCAAGTAACATTTCCTATTTTGCATCGTTTTCAAGAACATCGCCATTTACTTAAAGAAGGCGTTGTTATGATACAAGAAGAAGTTGCACAAAAAATAGTTAAGCAACGAGGACGTGGATATGGATATCCATCTCTCTTTTTTCAACATTATTTTGAGTGGAAATTATTAGATAAAATTCCGCCAACTGCATTTCATCCTGCGCCAAAAGTTTTTTCACGGTTAATTTATTTTAAACCACGCACTGAAATTATACCTATTGCCCAAGAAGAGAAATTTTGGAAGTTTATTAAACATTGTTTTAAGCAACCACGACGAACATTACGAAATAATTTAGCACATACTCATTATAAGATGGAAAATTTATCTGAGAATTTATTGGCTCTGCGCGCGCAGGAATTATCAATGAAAGATTTATTAGATGTTTGGGAATTAGTTAGATAG
- a CDS encoding rod shape-determining protein, which yields MKFVPARKLFNFFSNDIAIDLGTANTVIYVRGQGIILNEPSVVAVRLHTKNVLAAGTRAKEMLGKTPENIVASRPMRDGVIADYELTESMLRYFINVIHHGHTRFFKPRPRMIIGVPSGITQVERRAIEESAKEAGARMVRTIMEPMAAAIGAGLPVEEPSGNMIVDIGGGTTEVAVISLKSIVFCRSVRVGGDEMDVAIVQYVKRKYNLLIGERTAEQVKIEIGSALLEGDFHKKSIAVKGRDLVTGVPKTVVLTAPEVNEALLETIASIVEAVRVVLENTPPELSSDLVVSGITMAGGGSLLRGLDKLISMETGLPVVVAEDPLFCVVKGAGKVIEDLDFFQDALME from the coding sequence ATGAAATTTGTCCCTGCGCGAAAATTATTTAATTTTTTTTCTAATGATATAGCGATTGATCTTGGTACGGCTAATACAGTAATTTATGTTCGAGGCCAAGGTATTATTTTAAATGAACCATCAGTTGTTGCTGTACGATTACACACTAAAAATGTACTTGCCGCTGGCACACGTGCAAAAGAGATGTTAGGTAAAACTCCAGAAAATATTGTTGCTAGTCGTCCCATGCGCGATGGAGTTATTGCAGATTACGAATTAACTGAAAGCATGTTACGTTATTTTATTAATGTTATTCATCATGGACATACTCGTTTTTTTAAACCTCGCCCCCGAATGATCATTGGTGTTCCATCAGGTATTACGCAAGTGGAGCGTAGAGCCATTGAAGAATCAGCTAAAGAGGCTGGTGCACGAATGGTACGTACAATTATGGAACCAATGGCGGCTGCAATAGGCGCAGGACTTCCTGTTGAAGAGCCCTCAGGCAACATGATTGTAGATATTGGTGGAGGTACAACCGAAGTTGCTGTTATTTCGCTTAAATCAATTGTTTTTTGCCGTTCTGTACGTGTTGGTGGCGATGAAATGGATGTTGCAATTGTGCAATATGTTAAGCGTAAATATAATTTATTAATTGGTGAGCGCACAGCTGAACAAGTTAAAATAGAAATAGGATCAGCGCTGCTTGAAGGTGATTTTCATAAAAAAAGTATTGCAGTAAAAGGGAGAGACCTCGTTACTGGGGTACCAAAAACAGTAGTATTAACAGCACCAGAAGTAAATGAAGCATTACTTGAAACCATTGCAAGCATTGTTGAAGCGGTACGTGTTGTTTTAGAAAATACACCACCAGAACTGTCTTCTGATTTAGTGGTTAGTGGTATTACTATGGCGGGTGGCGGTTCATTGTTACGAGGACTTGATAAGCTCATATCAATGGAGACAGGCCTTCCGGTTGTAGTTGCTGAAGACCCTTTATTTTGTGTTGTAAAAGGTGCAGGTAAAGTAATTGAAGATCTTGATTTTTTCCAAGACGCATTAATGGAGTAA
- the glmU gene encoding bifunctional UDP-N-acetylglucosamine diphosphorylase/glucosamine-1-phosphate N-acetyltransferase GlmU, which produces MNDNLQAIILAAGKSTRFNTEKTKLAETICGQAMILFSTKLMATLHIPTTVVVGYQQEIIKKIIFAEHNDTITCAVQEEQNGTGHALACTQELWNNDYILVMNGDMPLVTVTIIKSLYDEHIKSGAAISFVTACITHSQEQSYGRVVVADNCISIIEAKDFIGNLEENYLINAGIYIITKKFLKNYISTLNDNNANKEFYITDLVKIASDNGYIVTTTKASFDDICGINTFEELSTIEQIKRLEIIKHWMKQGVRFSHPHQTHVDTTVIIGQGSYIGTAVQLRGNTIIGKNCTIAEFSSLNNVILENDVTIHSHCVIEDSYIESHADIGPFAHLRSNATIKHKSVIGNFVEIKNSVINTETKIKHLSYIGDATVGSRVNIGAGTITCNYDGITKHTTIINDHAFIGSNNTIVAPVTIGENAFTAAGSTITADVPTNALAIARSHQTNKHNYAQKLKTTSVESIITPENNSDTFSFIGARCIRSTTPADEQ; this is translated from the coding sequence ATGAATGACAATCTTCAAGCGATTATTTTAGCCGCAGGAAAATCAACACGTTTTAATACAGAAAAAACAAAACTTGCTGAAACAATTTGTGGTCAAGCAATGATTCTTTTTTCCACAAAACTTATGGCAACATTGCACATTCCCACAACCGTTGTTGTAGGATATCAACAAGAAATTATAAAAAAAATTATTTTTGCAGAGCATAATGATACTATTACATGTGCAGTGCAAGAAGAACAAAATGGTACTGGTCATGCGCTTGCATGTACACAAGAACTATGGAACAATGATTATATTCTTGTCATGAATGGAGATATGCCCCTAGTAACAGTAACGATAATCAAATCTCTCTATGATGAGCATATCAAAAGTGGTGCTGCTATAAGTTTTGTAACAGCATGCATCACACATTCACAAGAACAATCATATGGAAGAGTTGTTGTAGCTGACAATTGTATAAGCATTATTGAAGCAAAAGATTTTATCGGCAACCTCGAAGAAAACTACCTGATTAATGCAGGCATTTATATAATAACTAAAAAATTTTTGAAAAATTATATTTCAACACTTAACGACAATAATGCAAATAAAGAATTCTATATTACTGATTTAGTTAAAATTGCCAGCGATAATGGTTATATTGTCACAACAACAAAAGCTTCATTTGATGATATTTGCGGTATCAATACTTTTGAAGAATTATCGACAATAGAACAAATAAAACGCTTAGAAATCATTAAGCACTGGATGAAACAAGGCGTACGTTTTTCACACCCTCATCAAACTCATGTAGATACTACTGTTATTATTGGCCAGGGATCATATATAGGCACCGCTGTTCAATTACGCGGCAATACAATTATAGGAAAAAATTGCACTATTGCTGAATTTAGTTCTTTAAATAATGTAATTCTCGAAAATGATGTCACTATTCATTCTCACTGTGTTATTGAAGATAGTTATATTGAATCACACGCAGATATCGGACCATTTGCGCATTTACGATCCAATGCTACAATTAAACACAAAAGTGTCATTGGAAATTTTGTTGAAATTAAAAATAGTGTCATTAACACAGAAACAAAAATAAAACATTTAAGCTATATTGGAGATGCCACCGTTGGTTCACGCGTTAATATTGGTGCAGGTACAATCACCTGTAATTATGATGGCATAACTAAACACACAACTATCATCAATGATCATGCGTTTATTGGAAGTAATAACACTATTGTAGCGCCAGTGACTATTGGAGAAAATGCATTTACCGCTGCAGGATCAACAATAACAGCAGATGTACCCACTAATGCTTTGGCAATTGCACGATCTCATCAAACCAACAAACATAATTATGCTCAAAAATTAAAAACTACTTCTGTAGAATCAATTATCACTCCTGAAAACAATAGTGATACTTTTTCCTTTATCGGTGCTCGATGTATACGATCTACTACTCCTGCAGATGAACAATGA
- a CDS encoding exonuclease SbcCD subunit D — protein sequence MIRFIHTADIHFGMENYGKIDTKTGIHTRLLDFEKALNYCIDNAIEQSVDFFLFAGDAYKTHNPSQTQQKLLFKCFLRLYKAGIPIVIVIGNHDHPLSFGKAHALDMLPDLPLEGFHVFSKPGNITLNTKNGPITIVGIPWPTRNTIAIADKHLDKSNDQLTEYISKAVAHIIKDFAQKIDQTIPAILASHITVSTGIFSGSEKRAIYGNDPMLMPSQLAISPFDYVALGHLHRHQNLNASGYPAVVYSGSIERIDFGERKEEKGFCLVSIPEKGKATYEFIPVPTRPFIQIEVVLTSGLSQTDQMVQAIKKHSLQDAIVKIIYHIPSGKKDLVDLKVIEQACQDALYVIGVIPIHSFEAREKRSCAFKVTMDLPELLDSYFATKPELQAKRSDLIEKTLILWQDHLDQQEEQS from the coding sequence ATGATTCGTTTTATTCATACGGCAGATATTCATTTTGGTATGGAAAATTATGGCAAAATAGATACCAAAACAGGTATTCATACTCGATTGCTTGACTTCGAGAAAGCTCTTAATTATTGCATAGATAATGCTATTGAACAATCAGTAGATTTCTTCTTATTTGCGGGAGATGCATATAAAACTCATAATCCAAGCCAAACACAACAAAAATTATTATTTAAATGTTTTTTGCGTCTTTATAAGGCAGGAATTCCTATTGTTATTGTGATAGGAAATCATGATCACCCTCTCAGTTTTGGCAAAGCTCATGCACTTGATATGCTACCCGACCTACCACTAGAAGGATTTCATGTTTTTTCAAAACCGGGCAACATTACTTTAAACACAAAAAATGGTCCTATTACTATTGTTGGTATCCCTTGGCCAACACGTAATACCATAGCAATTGCTGATAAACATTTAGACAAATCAAATGATCAATTAACTGAGTACATATCAAAGGCAGTTGCACACATTATCAAAGATTTTGCACAAAAAATTGATCAAACCATTCCTGCAATCCTTGCAAGCCACATCACCGTAAGCACAGGAATATTCTCTGGCTCAGAAAAACGCGCAATCTATGGGAATGATCCAATGCTTATGCCATCTCAATTAGCGATAAGCCCATTTGATTATGTCGCTCTTGGCCATCTTCATAGACATCAAAATTTAAATGCTTCAGGTTATCCCGCTGTCGTGTATTCAGGATCAATTGAACGCATTGATTTCGGCGAACGTAAAGAAGAAAAAGGCTTTTGTTTGGTAAGCATTCCCGAAAAAGGAAAGGCTACCTATGAATTCATTCCTGTTCCAACGCGTCCATTCATTCAAATTGAAGTGGTTCTCACATCAGGATTATCTCAAACAGATCAAATGGTACAGGCTATAAAAAAACATTCTCTTCAGGATGCGATTGTTAAAATTATTTATCATATACCGTCAGGAAAAAAGGATTTAGTTGACTTAAAGGTCATTGAACAGGCCTGCCAAGATGCATTATATGTAATTGGCGTTATACCTATTCATAGCTTTGAAGCACGAGAAAAACGAAGCTGCGCTTTCAAGGTAACTATGGATCTTCCTGAACTGCTGGACAGTTATTTTGCCACTAAACCGGAATTACAAGCAAAACGTAGCGACCTTATAGAAAAAACTTTGATTCTTTGGCAAGATCATCTTGATCAACAAGAAGAACAAAGTTAA
- a CDS encoding HI0074 family nucleotidyltransferase substrate-binding subunit encodes MERINKKITLFLEALKTLEEGIALFYEYKIILDKQTTDKNEQLFTSMRDSMIQRFEYCTDLFWKLVKVYLEDVERIDLPVNSPRAILREAVKARILSEREGDECMDMVQSRNKTSHTYHQVMAEEIAHEIPQYYELMKKIIDRVMNVIAEK; translated from the coding sequence ATGGAAAGAATAAATAAAAAAATTACTCTATTTTTAGAGGCATTAAAAACTCTTGAAGAGGGAATTGCTTTATTCTACGAATATAAAATTATTCTTGATAAACAAACTACTGATAAAAATGAACAATTATTTACAAGTATGCGTGATTCTATGATTCAACGTTTTGAATATTGTACAGATCTTTTTTGGAAATTGGTTAAAGTTTATTTAGAAGATGTTGAAAGAATAGATTTGCCAGTAAATTCTCCCCGTGCAATTTTGCGCGAAGCAGTAAAAGCACGAATATTATCTGAGCGTGAAGGTGATGAATGTATGGATATGGTTCAATCAAGAAATAAAACATCACATACATATCATCAAGTAATGGCAGAAGAAATTGCACATGAAATACCTCAGTATTATGAATTAATGAAAAAAATAATAGATCGAGTTATGAATGTAATCGCAGAAAAATGA
- a CDS encoding nucleotidyltransferase domain-containing protein translates to MNNFTQQYKNIIIPIIEKYAPSAKIILYGSRARMDFREGSDIDIALDMGHKLDTLIISNIVGDLEESNIPILFDIVDFRSVSESMQKEIVKDGVIWKE, encoded by the coding sequence GTGAATAATTTTACGCAACAATATAAAAATATCATTATACCTATAATAGAAAAATATGCGCCTAGCGCAAAAATTATATTGTATGGCTCTCGCGCTCGAATGGATTTTAGGGAAGGTTCTGATATTGATATTGCATTGGATATGGGACATAAACTTGATACATTAATTATAAGTAATATTGTTGGCGATCTAGAAGAATCAAATATACCTATTCTTTTTGACATAGTTGATTTTCGATCTGTGTCGGAATCTATGCAAAAAGAAATTGTGAAGGATGGAGTTATATGGAAAGAATAA
- a CDS encoding polymorphic toxin-type HINT domain-containing protein, giving the protein MSSRLFFMIKIISFTLLVSYHNISFPAIVAGNTILTIHGLIPIEKINIGDYVIGYKNNTLIEHQVIQISSATKKNIISITINKEVIAATKNQLFYDPSIKQWIKAKNLTKNNTFLNNKLEYCFCQNITTSSQETIAYKISTTSPHNFFISNLRILTHNIPPIAVGVAWVFGSGIQFAGLTLGTFFGGTMIGINLFNKHKKNNDTAKSKPEIISCSGNYNHPPDDENQENQKNKIFNYIKLRADKKVRSNRFGNFYRDPKTKLWWSKDRANHGGCAYKVFKEHTTGLKWLFDADELGNPIIGKNKGPIGLFISYKDLILCP; this is encoded by the coding sequence ATGAGTTCACGTCTTTTCTTTATGATAAAAATAATTTCATTTACCCTTTTAGTGTCATACCATAACATTTCTTTTCCTGCTATAGTTGCAGGCAACACTATTTTGACTATCCATGGCCTCATACCTATAGAAAAAATTAACATAGGTGATTATGTTATTGGTTATAAAAATAACACACTCATTGAACATCAAGTTATACAAATTTCTTCAGCAACAAAAAAAAACATTATTTCTATTACAATAAATAAAGAAGTTATAGCGGCAACCAAAAATCAACTTTTTTATGATCCATCTATTAAACAATGGATAAAAGCAAAAAATCTCACAAAAAATAATACTTTTCTCAACAATAAATTAGAATATTGCTTCTGCCAAAATATTACAACCTCTTCACAAGAAACAATCGCTTATAAAATTTCAACTACATCTCCACATAATTTTTTTATATCTAATCTTCGTATCTTGACTCACAATATTCCTCCAATCGCCGTAGGTGTAGCATGGGTTTTCGGATCAGGTATTCAATTTGCGGGACTTACATTGGGAACTTTTTTTGGCGGAACAATGATTGGTATCAATCTGTTCAATAAGCATAAAAAAAATAACGATACTGCCAAATCTAAACCGGAAATAATTTCATGTTCTGGCAATTATAATCATCCACCTGATGACGAAAACCAAGAAAATCAAAAAAATAAAATTTTTAATTATATCAAATTACGAGCTGACAAAAAAGTAAGAAGTAATCGATTTGGAAATTTTTATCGTGACCCAAAAACGAAATTATGGTGGTCAAAAGATCGTGCAAATCATGGAGGTTGCGCATATAAAGTTTTTAAGGAGCATACAACAGGATTAAAATGGCTATTTGATGCCGATGAACTGGGTAATCCAATCATAGGGAAAAATAAAGGGCCAATTGGTTTATTTATTTCTTATAAGGATCTTATATTATGTCCATAA
- a CDS encoding energy-coupling factor ABC transporter ATP-binding protein, protein MKQLIIDHMSFSFYGQKQPFFHNVHITFNSGNIYFIQGKNGIGKTTFFSILQGTTPRNATLTGTVIFENKPFIIKNNNMDKRISSHIKTVVQDINKMIVSAMSVEDNLRLAHLSNHPRLIPLSSINHIPAIMNTFNINQHAIVQQLSGGQKQILAIMMALQKSTHILLLDEPTAALDEKNSHMVMQFLTDLVKALDIIIIIITHDKELTQAYADNRVITMQTEKNDTRTLTFL, encoded by the coding sequence ATGAAACAATTAATAATTGATCACATGAGTTTTTCATTTTATGGACAAAAACAACCTTTTTTTCATAATGTTCATATAACATTTAACTCGGGAAATATTTATTTTATTCAAGGTAAAAATGGAATAGGAAAAACAACCTTTTTTTCTATACTACAAGGGACAACGCCACGCAATGCAACGTTGACCGGAACAGTTATTTTTGAAAATAAACCATTTATTATTAAAAACAATAATATGGATAAGCGCATTAGTTCGCACATTAAAACTGTTGTACAAGATATTAATAAAATGATTGTTAGTGCAATGAGTGTTGAAGATAATTTACGACTAGCCCATCTATCAAACCATCCTCGTCTTATTCCACTTTCTTCTATAAATCATATACCCGCTATAATGAATACTTTTAATATTAATCAACATGCAATTGTTCAACAACTTTCTGGTGGACAAAAACAGATTCTTGCAATTATGATGGCATTACAAAAATCAACACATATTTTATTGCTTGATGAACCCACAGCCGCCTTAGATGAAAAAAACAGTCATATGGTTATGCAATTTCTAACTGATCTTGTAAAAGCATTAGATATAATAATTATCATTATTACGCATGATAAAGAGCTGACACAGGCCTATGCCGATAATCGTGTTATCACTATGCAAACAGAAAAAAATGATACACGCACACTTACGTTTTTATAA